Proteins from a single region of Lysinibacillus sp. JNUCC-52:
- the dnaJ gene encoding molecular chaperone DnaJ: MEKRDYYEVLGLTKSASKDDIKKAYRKLSKQYHPDLNKEPGADEKFKEIAEAYEVLSDDQKKARYDQFGHEDPNAGFGGGGFGGGGFGGFEDIFSSFFGGGGRRQDPNAPRKGDDLQYRMNIKFEEAIFGKETEIEIPKDETCETCHGSGAKPGTTPETCSTCKGAGQINQAVDTPFGRMMNRRTCTTCHGTGKIIKEKCSTCRGEGKVQKRKKIKVSIPAGVDDGQQIRVTGQGEPGINGGPAGDLYIMFRVQGHNEFERDGDDIYYELKLTFPQAALGDEIEVPTVHGKVKLRIPAGTQSGAQFRLKDKGVKNVHGYGTGNQYVTVRVMTPEKLTEKQKQLLREFAEISGDIPEEQGSSLFDKIKKKFQGE, encoded by the coding sequence ATGGAGAAACGCGATTATTACGAGGTGCTTGGTTTAACGAAATCGGCTTCTAAAGATGACATTAAAAAGGCATACCGTAAATTATCAAAACAATACCATCCTGATCTAAATAAAGAGCCAGGTGCAGATGAAAAATTCAAAGAAATTGCTGAAGCTTATGAAGTATTAAGTGACGATCAGAAAAAAGCGCGCTACGACCAATTTGGACACGAAGATCCAAATGCAGGTTTTGGAGGCGGCGGTTTCGGAGGCGGCGGCTTTGGCGGCTTCGAGGATATTTTCAGTTCATTCTTTGGCGGTGGTGGACGCCGACAAGACCCGAATGCACCACGTAAAGGTGACGATCTGCAATACCGTATGAATATTAAATTTGAGGAAGCGATTTTTGGGAAAGAAACAGAAATTGAAATTCCTAAAGACGAAACATGTGAAACATGTCATGGTTCTGGTGCAAAACCAGGTACAACTCCTGAAACATGTTCTACTTGTAAAGGTGCAGGACAAATTAATCAGGCTGTTGATACACCATTTGGCCGCATGATGAATCGTCGTACTTGTACGACATGTCACGGAACAGGTAAAATCATTAAAGAAAAATGTTCAACTTGTCGCGGTGAAGGTAAAGTTCAAAAACGTAAAAAAATTAAAGTGTCCATTCCTGCAGGGGTTGATGATGGTCAACAAATTCGTGTAACAGGTCAAGGTGAACCAGGTATTAACGGTGGTCCAGCTGGTGACTTATACATTATGTTCCGCGTTCAAGGGCACAATGAATTCGAACGCGATGGCGATGATATTTACTACGAATTAAAATTAACATTCCCTCAGGCAGCATTAGGGGATGAAATTGAAGTACCTACTGTACATGGTAAAGTGAAATTACGTATTCCAGCGGGTACACAATCAGGTGCACAATTCCGCTTGAAAGATAAAGGTGTAAAAAATGTTCATGGTTATGGAACAGGTAACCAATATGTAACTGTTAGAGTTATGACGCCAGAAAAATTAACAGAGAAACAAAAACAATTACTACGTGAATTTGCAGAAATTAGTGGCGATATTCCAGAAGAACAAGGAAGCTCACTATTTGATAAAATCAAGAAAAAATTCCAAGGTGAATAA
- the rpsU gene encoding 30S ribosomal protein S21: MSKTVVRKNESLEDALRRFKRTVSKSGTIQEVRKREFYEKPSVKRKKKSEAARKRKW, translated from the coding sequence ATGTCAAAAACTGTCGTTCGCAAAAACGAATCGCTTGAAGATGCTCTTCGCCGCTTCAAACGTACTGTATCAAAAAGTGGTACAATTCAAGAAGTTAGAAAGCGCGAGTTCTACGAAAAACCTAGCGTTAAACGTAAAAAGAAATCAGAAGCTGCACGTAAACGTAAGTGGTAA
- the mtaB gene encoding tRNA (N(6)-L-threonylcarbamoyladenosine(37)-C(2))-methylthiotransferase MtaB → MSKVAFHTLGCKVNHYETEAIWQLFKEDGYDRTEFDHQADVYVINTCTVTNTGDKKSRQVIRRAVRQNPDAVICVTGCYAQTSPAEIMAIPGVDIVVGTQDRTKLLGYIEQYRNERQPINAVRNIMKNRVYEELDVPAFTDRTRASLKIQEGCNNFCTFCIIPWARGLMRSRDPQEVLNQAQQLVDAGYLEIVLTGIHTGGYGQDLKDYNLAQLLRDLEANVKGLKRLRISSIEASQLTDEVIDVLRESNIVVNHLHIPIQSGSDTVLKRMRRKYTMAFFGERLTKLHEALPNLAVTSDVIVGFPGETEEEFMETYNFIRDHKFSELHVFPFSPRTGTPAARMEDQIDEDIKNERVHRLIALNDQLAKEYASRFENEVLEVIPEEFVHDGSEEEGLLTGYTDNYLKVVFEGPENLIGQLVKVKITQAGYPHSKGQFVRLLETVK, encoded by the coding sequence TTGTCAAAAGTGGCTTTTCACACACTTGGCTGTAAAGTAAATCACTATGAAACAGAGGCTATTTGGCAACTGTTTAAAGAAGATGGTTACGATCGTACGGAGTTTGATCATCAGGCTGACGTTTATGTCATTAATACATGTACAGTAACAAATACGGGCGATAAAAAATCGCGTCAAGTTATTCGTCGAGCTGTCCGTCAAAATCCAGATGCGGTTATTTGTGTTACAGGCTGTTATGCGCAAACGTCCCCAGCTGAAATTATGGCGATTCCTGGTGTAGATATTGTTGTAGGAACACAGGATCGTACAAAATTACTTGGCTATATTGAGCAATATCGTAACGAGCGTCAACCAATTAACGCTGTACGCAACATTATGAAAAATCGTGTATATGAAGAATTAGATGTGCCAGCATTTACAGACCGAACACGTGCATCATTAAAAATCCAAGAAGGCTGTAATAACTTCTGTACATTTTGCATTATCCCTTGGGCGCGTGGTTTAATGCGCTCGCGTGATCCACAGGAAGTACTAAATCAAGCACAACAATTAGTCGATGCTGGTTATCTTGAAATCGTACTAACAGGGATTCATACAGGTGGCTATGGACAAGACTTGAAAGATTATAACCTTGCTCAATTGTTACGTGATTTAGAGGCGAATGTAAAAGGATTAAAACGTTTACGTATTTCTTCTATTGAAGCTAGCCAACTAACAGATGAAGTCATCGATGTTTTACGTGAGTCAAACATTGTTGTTAATCATCTACACATTCCGATTCAATCAGGTTCGGATACAGTATTAAAACGTATGCGTCGTAAATACACGATGGCATTTTTCGGCGAACGCTTAACAAAATTACATGAAGCATTACCGAACTTAGCTGTTACTTCTGACGTCATCGTTGGTTTCCCAGGTGAGACAGAAGAAGAATTTATGGAAACGTATAACTTTATTCGTGACCATAAATTTTCAGAGTTACATGTGTTCCCATTCTCTCCTCGTACAGGCACACCTGCAGCCCGTATGGAAGACCAAATCGATGAGGACATTAAAAATGAGCGCGTTCACCGCCTAATCGCTTTAAATGACCAACTTGCGAAGGAATATGCTTCTCGCTTCGAAAATGAAGTATTAGAAGTAATACCTGAAGAATTTGTTCATGATGGTAGTGAGGAAGAGGGCTTATTAACGGGTTACACAGACAACTACTTAAAAGTAGTTTTTGAAGGTCCTGAAAACCTGATTGGTCAACTTGTAAAGGTCAAAATTACACAAGCGGGCTACCCTCACTCTAAAGGGCAGTTTGTACGCTTATTAGAAACTGTAAAATAA
- a CDS encoding spore coat protein CotJB, which yields MSKQMPPEFYQLLEEIQAIDFVIVELNLYLDTHPHDYAAITQFNENTEKSMRLKVDFEQKFGPLMNFGRSYSNYPFNWVDTPWPWQV from the coding sequence GTGAGTAAACAAATGCCACCAGAGTTTTATCAGCTTCTCGAAGAAATTCAAGCGATTGATTTTGTTATCGTTGAATTAAATCTTTATTTAGACACACATCCACATGATTATGCTGCAATTACCCAATTTAATGAAAATACCGAAAAAAGTATGCGATTAAAAGTAGATTTCGAACAAAAATTTGGTCCGCTTATGAATTTCGGAAGAAGCTATTCGAATTATCCGTTCAATTGGGTTGATACGCCATGGCCTTGGCAAGTGTAA
- the prmA gene encoding 50S ribosomal protein L11 methyltransferase, with translation MKWSELSIHTKNEAVEAISNILHEAGASGVVIEDSAEFAKPREDQYGEIYALNEDDFPKEGVIVKAYLSESSFLNETVEEIKAAITNLTNFNIDIGENVVSIVEVNEEDWATAWKQYYHPVKISERFTIVPTWEDYTPVSTDELIIELDPGMAFGTGTHPTTVMCLQGLEKVVKEGDTVVDIGTGSGVLSIGAAMLGAKSVHALDLDEVAVRSAQENVALNKVSDKVEVFHGNLLDTVKEPADVVVANILAEIIMSFTDDAFTIVKPGGLYVTSGIIGAKRDDVKAALEASGFVIEEVLLMEDWVAIIARRPQ, from the coding sequence GTGAAGTGGTCAGAACTATCCATTCATACAAAAAATGAAGCGGTGGAAGCAATTTCAAATATTTTGCATGAAGCAGGAGCTAGCGGTGTTGTAATTGAGGATTCAGCTGAATTCGCGAAGCCACGTGAAGATCAGTATGGTGAGATTTACGCGCTAAATGAAGATGATTTTCCAAAAGAGGGCGTTATCGTTAAAGCTTACTTATCAGAGTCTAGCTTTTTAAATGAAACAGTTGAAGAAATCAAGGCAGCGATTACGAATTTAACGAATTTCAACATTGATATCGGAGAAAATGTTGTTTCGATTGTAGAAGTGAACGAGGAAGATTGGGCGACAGCGTGGAAACAATACTATCACCCAGTTAAAATTTCGGAACGTTTTACAATTGTACCGACATGGGAAGACTATACACCAGTTTCAACGGATGAATTAATCATTGAGTTAGATCCTGGTATGGCATTCGGTACAGGAACACACCCAACAACGGTTATGTGCTTACAAGGTCTTGAGAAAGTCGTAAAAGAAGGCGACACGGTTGTCGATATTGGCACAGGCTCTGGTGTTCTTTCGATTGGTGCAGCAATGCTTGGCGCAAAAAGTGTGCATGCACTAGATTTAGATGAAGTGGCTGTACGTTCTGCCCAAGAAAATGTTGCGTTAAATAAAGTAAGCGATAAAGTTGAAGTTTTCCACGGTAACTTATTAGATACTGTGAAAGAGCCAGCTGATGTTGTAGTTGCAAACATTTTAGCAGAGATTATTATGTCCTTTACTGACGATGCATTTACAATTGTTAAACCAGGCGGATTATATGTCACTTCAGGCATCATCGGAGCGAAACGAGATGATGTGAAAGCAGCACTTGAAGCTTCAGGCTTTGTTATTGAAGAAGTATTATTAATGGAAGATTGGGTAGCAATTATCGCTCGTCGACCACAATAA
- the deoC gene encoding deoxyribose-phosphate aldolase: MTTNYANMIDHTLLKAEATKEQIEKLCAEAKEFGFASVCVNPTWVKYCSELLQNSDVLVCTVIGFPLGANTPAVKAFEAKDAIANGAQEVDMVINIGALKDQNFEQVQADIAAVVEAAKGSAIVKVIIETCLLTEEEKVKACELSVAAGADYVKTSTGFSTGGATAEDIALMRKTVGPELGVKASGGVRSLEDMQKMVEAGATRIGASSGVAIMKGLIADSNY; this comes from the coding sequence ATGACAACAAATTATGCAAATATGATTGATCACACTTTATTAAAGGCTGAGGCGACGAAAGAACAAATTGAAAAGCTATGTGCAGAGGCAAAAGAATTCGGCTTTGCATCTGTTTGCGTAAACCCAACGTGGGTGAAATATTGTAGCGAGCTATTACAAAACTCAGATGTTTTAGTATGTACGGTTATTGGTTTCCCATTAGGCGCTAATACACCAGCTGTAAAAGCATTTGAGGCAAAAGATGCGATTGCTAATGGCGCACAAGAAGTGGATATGGTCATCAATATTGGCGCTTTAAAAGATCAAAACTTCGAACAAGTACAAGCGGATATTGCGGCAGTAGTAGAAGCGGCAAAAGGCAGTGCGATTGTAAAAGTAATTATCGAAACTTGCCTACTAACTGAAGAAGAAAAAGTAAAAGCTTGTGAACTGTCTGTAGCAGCTGGCGCAGATTACGTGAAAACGTCAACAGGCTTCTCTACTGGTGGAGCAACAGCAGAGGACATAGCGTTAATGCGTAAAACAGTAGGACCTGAGCTAGGTGTGAAAGCTTCTGGTGGGGTTCGTAGCTTGGAAGATATGCAAAAAATGGTTGAAGCTGGTGCCACTCGTATTGGAGCAAGTTCTGGTGTAGCAATCATGAAGGGCTTAATTGCTGATTCTAATTATTAA
- a CDS encoding manganese catalase family protein, whose product MWYYEKKLQYPVKVSTCNPMLAKYLIEQYGGADGELAAALRYMNQRYTIPDKVVGLLTDIATEEFSHLEMIATMIYKLTKDATPQQIKEAGLADHYVNHDKALFYQNASGVPFTASYIQAKGDPIADLYEDIAAEEKARATYQWIIDLSDDPDLNDSLIFLREREIIHSQRFREAVEILIEDGNTKKIF is encoded by the coding sequence TTGTGGTATTATGAAAAAAAGCTCCAGTATCCAGTCAAAGTTAGTACTTGTAACCCGATGCTAGCAAAGTATTTAATAGAGCAGTATGGTGGTGCAGATGGTGAGCTAGCAGCTGCACTTCGCTATATGAATCAACGATATACAATACCTGATAAAGTAGTAGGCTTGTTAACGGATATAGCAACAGAAGAGTTTTCTCACCTCGAAATGATTGCTACAATGATTTATAAGCTAACAAAAGATGCAACCCCTCAGCAAATTAAAGAAGCAGGACTCGCAGATCATTATGTTAACCATGATAAAGCACTGTTTTATCAAAATGCATCGGGGGTACCATTTACTGCTTCCTATATACAGGCAAAAGGGGATCCAATTGCTGATTTATACGAAGATATTGCGGCGGAAGAAAAAGCACGTGCCACATATCAATGGATAATTGACTTATCGGATGACCCTGATTTAAATGATAGTTTGATTTTTTTAAGAGAACGAGAAATTATCCATTCGCAGCGCTTTAGAGAGGCTGTAGAAATTTTAATCGAAGATGGCAACACAAAGAAAATCTTTTAA
- a CDS encoding 16S rRNA (uracil(1498)-N(3))-methyltransferase, protein MQRYFIDTSIDSARITGEDARHIMRVMRMKEGAEIIVVAQDTAYICTITAFEEDDVIVHATGRTIPSPELPVRVTVACGLPKGDKLELITQKATELGMYALLPFEAERSIVKWDVKKGAKKQERLQKIAKEAAEQSHRTHIPEIYEPIKFTQLVSRMNDFDAIFIADEEDAKAEKRTRFADKLKNVYDKESKSILIIFGPEGGIARKEADMLKQAGAQTMSLGPRILRAETAPLYALSAISYEFE, encoded by the coding sequence ATGCAACGTTATTTCATCGATACATCCATTGATTCAGCACGCATTACGGGTGAAGATGCGCGACATATCATGCGTGTTATGCGCATGAAAGAAGGTGCGGAGATTATCGTCGTTGCACAAGACACAGCTTATATTTGCACAATTACTGCATTTGAAGAGGATGATGTCATTGTGCATGCGACGGGACGAACAATTCCATCGCCAGAGCTTCCTGTTCGTGTAACAGTTGCTTGTGGGCTGCCTAAAGGTGATAAATTAGAACTTATTACACAAAAAGCGACTGAGCTTGGTATGTATGCCTTGTTGCCATTTGAAGCGGAGCGATCAATTGTAAAATGGGATGTCAAAAAGGGTGCGAAAAAACAGGAGCGCTTGCAAAAAATTGCAAAAGAGGCAGCGGAGCAATCACATCGCACGCACATACCCGAAATATACGAGCCAATAAAGTTTACACAGCTTGTATCGCGTATGAACGATTTTGACGCTATATTTATTGCAGATGAAGAGGATGCAAAGGCAGAAAAACGCACAAGGTTTGCGGATAAGCTAAAAAACGTGTATGATAAGGAGTCGAAATCAATCCTTATTATCTTCGGTCCAGAAGGTGGTATTGCGCGGAAAGAAGCTGATATGTTAAAGCAAGCTGGCGCGCAAACAATGTCTCTTGGTCCAAGAATTTTACGTGCAGAAACAGCGCCACTTTATGCGCTATCTGCAATATCATATGAATTTGAATGA
- the dnaK gene encoding molecular chaperone DnaK — protein sequence MSKIIGIDLGTTNSCVSVLEGGEPKVIPNPEGNRTTPSVVAFKNGEKQVGEVAKRQSVTNPNTIISIKSKMGTAEKVKVEEKEYTPQEVSAMILQYLKGYAEDYLGEKVTKAVITVPAYFNDAQRQATKDAGKIAGLEVERIINEPTAAALAYGLDKQDVDQKVLVFDLGGGTFDVSILELGDGVFEVLATAGDNKLGGDDFDDAVIEYLVAEFKKENGIDLSKDKMAMQRLKDAAEKAKKDLSGVTSTQISLPFITAGEAGPLHLEISLTRAKFDEITLPLVNRTVGPVRQALSDAGLSTSEIDQVILVGGSTRIPAVQEAVRKETGKEPHRGVNPDEVVAMGAAVQGGVLTGDVKDVVLLDVTPLSLGIETMGGVFTKLIDRNTTIPTSKSQVFSTAADNQPAVDIHVLQGERSMAADNKTLGRFQLADIPPAPRGIPQIEVTFDIDKNGIVSVKAKDLGTNKEQTIVIQSDSGLSDDEIERMVKDAEANAEADAKRKEEADLRNEADQLVFQVDKTIADLGEQITEDEKKSVEDARDELKKALEAGELEGIKAAKEKLEGVLQPLVMKVYEQAAAAAQAAQGGEAGPDAGADKKDDIVDADFEEVKDDK from the coding sequence ATGAGCAAAATTATCGGTATTGACTTAGGAACAACAAACTCTTGTGTATCTGTACTTGAAGGCGGAGAACCAAAAGTTATTCCAAATCCAGAAGGAAATCGTACTACACCATCTGTAGTAGCATTTAAAAATGGTGAAAAACAAGTTGGTGAAGTAGCAAAACGCCAATCAGTGACAAATCCAAACACAATTATTTCAATCAAATCAAAAATGGGTACAGCTGAAAAAGTGAAAGTGGAAGAAAAAGAATACACACCACAAGAAGTTTCAGCAATGATTCTTCAATACTTAAAAGGTTATGCAGAAGATTACTTAGGTGAAAAAGTAACAAAAGCAGTAATTACTGTACCTGCTTACTTTAACGATGCGCAACGTCAAGCGACAAAAGACGCTGGTAAAATTGCTGGTCTTGAAGTAGAGCGTATTATTAACGAACCAACAGCTGCTGCACTTGCTTATGGTTTAGACAAACAAGATGTAGACCAAAAAGTTTTAGTATTCGACCTTGGTGGTGGTACATTCGACGTTTCTATTCTTGAATTAGGCGACGGTGTATTCGAAGTATTAGCGACAGCTGGTGACAACAAACTTGGTGGGGACGATTTCGATGATGCGGTAATCGAATATTTAGTAGCTGAATTCAAAAAAGAAAACGGCATCGACCTTTCTAAAGATAAAATGGCTATGCAACGTCTGAAAGATGCTGCTGAAAAAGCGAAAAAAGATTTATCAGGTGTAACTTCAACACAAATTTCTTTACCATTCATTACAGCTGGTGAAGCAGGTCCATTACACTTAGAAATCTCTTTAACTCGTGCGAAATTCGATGAAATTACATTACCATTAGTAAACCGTACGGTAGGTCCAGTACGACAAGCTTTATCTGATGCAGGCCTATCAACTTCTGAAATTGACCAAGTTATTTTAGTTGGTGGTTCTACTCGTATTCCTGCAGTACAAGAAGCTGTACGTAAAGAAACTGGTAAAGAGCCTCACCGTGGTGTTAACCCTGACGAAGTAGTAGCGATGGGTGCTGCAGTTCAAGGTGGCGTACTAACTGGTGACGTAAAAGACGTAGTATTACTTGATGTAACACCTCTTTCATTAGGTATTGAAACAATGGGTGGCGTGTTCACAAAATTAATCGATCGTAACACAACAATTCCTACATCTAAATCACAAGTATTCTCAACTGCGGCTGATAACCAACCAGCAGTAGATATTCACGTATTGCAAGGTGAACGTTCTATGGCAGCGGATAACAAAACATTAGGTCGCTTCCAATTAGCGGATATCCCACCAGCACCACGTGGTATTCCACAAATCGAAGTTACATTTGATATCGACAAAAATGGTATCGTTTCGGTTAAAGCGAAAGATTTAGGTACAAATAAAGAGCAAACAATTGTAATTCAATCTGATTCTGGTTTATCAGACGATGAAATCGAACGCATGGTAAAAGACGCTGAAGCGAATGCAGAAGCCGATGCAAAACGTAAAGAAGAAGCAGATCTTCGCAACGAAGCGGACCAATTAGTGTTCCAAGTTGATAAAACAATTGCTGACTTAGGTGAGCAAATTACAGAAGATGAGAAAAAATCTGTAGAAGATGCTCGTGATGAACTTAAAAAAGCGCTTGAAGCTGGTGAATTAGAAGGTATTAAAGCAGCGAAAGAAAAATTAGAAGGCGTATTACAGCCTCTAGTAATGAAAGTATACGAACAAGCGGCAGCTGCAGCACAAGCAGCTCAAGGTGGCGAGGCAGGTCCAGATGCTGGAGCTGATAAAAAAGACGACATCGTAGACGCTGACTTTGAAGAAGTAAAAGACGACAAATAA
- a CDS encoding spore coat associated protein CotJA: MFTQYKYWRPYISPFDPCKPIEVKSFATPPQLYIGFQPPGLPQFQTAREALKFGTLWPDFFSPYPNPERGGMKGE, from the coding sequence ATGTTTACGCAATATAAGTATTGGCGACCTTATATCAGTCCTTTTGATCCTTGTAAACCGATTGAGGTCAAAAGCTTTGCAACACCTCCACAACTGTATATAGGCTTTCAACCGCCTGGTCTACCACAGTTTCAGACTGCAAGGGAAGCGTTAAAATTTGGTACACTATGGCCTGATTTTTTTAGCCCCTATCCGAACCCAGAGAGAGGTGGGATGAAAGGTGAGTAA
- the hrcA gene encoding heat-inducible transcriptional repressor HrcA, protein MLTNRQLQILQVIVDDFIMSAQPVGSRQISKKHEITFSPATIRNEMADLEELGFLEKTHTSSGRVPSEKGYRFYVDHLLSPQGINSRDIQQIQSIFNERLVEVEHIIRKSANILSELTSYTSILLGPDVQRHRVKRFSIVPLSSDAAVAIIVTNNGHVENRMFSLPPNFTAADLEKMVNILNERLVGVSLDEIHKKLEIEIPAILQQHVRSADDFIHSLVSATMQNSESKIFYGGKTNMFNQPEFHDLNKVRMILDLMETTSQVQSLFHPNESGIHIRIGSENKQLEMENCSVITTTYSIGDDQQGAIAIIGPTRMDYKRVVALLEVMRMDLTQAFTKNRSD, encoded by the coding sequence ATGCTAACAAATCGGCAATTACAGATATTGCAAGTAATCGTAGATGATTTTATTATGTCTGCACAGCCGGTAGGTTCTCGCCAAATCTCAAAAAAACATGAGATTACATTTAGTCCAGCCACTATTAGAAACGAAATGGCGGATTTAGAGGAATTAGGTTTCTTAGAAAAAACACATACTTCCTCTGGTCGAGTGCCTTCGGAAAAGGGGTATAGATTTTATGTAGATCATTTGTTGAGTCCACAGGGCATTAATTCTAGGGATATTCAGCAGATTCAATCGATTTTCAATGAACGTCTAGTAGAAGTAGAGCACATTATCCGAAAATCAGCCAATATTTTATCAGAGCTGACATCGTATACATCGATTCTTTTAGGACCAGATGTCCAAAGACATCGAGTAAAACGTTTTTCTATTGTGCCACTCTCAAGTGATGCTGCAGTAGCGATTATCGTAACGAATAACGGTCATGTTGAGAATCGCATGTTTAGTTTACCACCTAATTTTACCGCTGCTGATTTAGAAAAAATGGTTAACATTTTAAATGAACGCTTAGTTGGCGTTTCATTAGATGAAATCCACAAAAAATTGGAAATTGAAATACCCGCCATTTTACAACAACATGTGCGATCTGCGGATGATTTTATCCATTCGCTCGTTTCAGCTACAATGCAAAATTCGGAAAGTAAAATTTTCTATGGTGGCAAGACAAATATGTTCAACCAGCCGGAATTTCACGATTTAAATAAAGTCCGAATGATACTGGACTTAATGGAAACGACTAGCCAAGTGCAGTCGCTCTTCCATCCGAACGAATCGGGTATTCATATTCGTATTGGCTCGGAAAATAAGCAGTTAGAAATGGAAAACTGTAGTGTCATAACAACGACTTATTCAATAGGTGATGATCAACAAGGAGCCATTGCAATTATTGGTCCTACACGCATGGATTACAAGCGTGTGGTTGCTTTGCTTGAAGTAATGCGCATGGATTTAACCCAAGCCTTTACGAAGAATCGTAGTGATTGA
- the grpE gene encoding nucleotide exchange factor GrpE translates to MTETTENKDLVQENVQAENESTVEQTETQEVELTVEEQYEAKLAELQAKLDDEENRHLRLRADFDNLRRRSQLDREAAEKYRAQNLLSDLLPVLDNFERALQIEPTSEEAVSIVKGIEMVYRSLLEATEKEGLQVIKAEGEQFDPNVHQAVMQEQDSEKEQGVVLRELQKGYLLKDRVLRPTMVSVNE, encoded by the coding sequence GTGACTGAAACAACTGAAAACAAAGATCTTGTACAAGAAAATGTACAAGCTGAAAACGAATCAACTGTCGAGCAAACAGAAACACAAGAAGTAGAACTAACAGTGGAAGAGCAGTATGAAGCAAAGCTAGCAGAGTTGCAAGCAAAGCTAGATGACGAGGAAAATCGTCACCTACGCTTACGTGCAGACTTCGATAATTTACGTCGTCGTTCTCAGCTTGATCGCGAGGCTGCCGAAAAATATCGTGCACAAAATCTATTATCGGATTTACTGCCAGTATTAGATAATTTTGAACGTGCTTTGCAAATTGAACCGACTTCTGAGGAAGCAGTATCAATCGTAAAGGGCATCGAAATGGTCTACCGCTCACTATTGGAAGCAACAGAAAAAGAAGGCTTACAAGTTATTAAGGCAGAAGGGGAACAGTTTGATCCAAACGTCCACCAAGCTGTTATGCAAGAACAAGATAGTGAAAAAGAACAAGGTGTAGTGTTACGTGAGCTGCAAAAAGGGTATCTTTTAAAAGATCGCGTATTACGCCCAACGATGGTATCTGTAAACGAATAG